The Carbonactinospora thermoautotrophica sequence CCGTCGCTGACACCAGTGCCGCGCGGCCGGGGGAGTTCCGGCCGCTGCGCGTGGGGCCGTACCAGGTGTGGCCGCCGGTCGTGCTCGCGCCGATGGCCGGCATCACCAACGCGCCGTTCCGTGTCCTGTGCCGGGAGTACGGCGCCGGCCTGTACGTGTCCGAGATGATCACCTCGCGGGCGCTCGTCGAGCGGGACGAGAAGACCTTGAGCCTGATCCGGTTCGCCCCTGGGGAGCACCCGCGCAGCCTCCAGCTGTACGGGGTGGACCCGGCGACCGTCGCGGACGCGGTCAAGATCGTCGTGGGTGAGGGCCTGGCCGACCACGTCGACCTGAACTTTGGCTGCCCGGTGCCCAAGGTGACCCGGCGGGGCGGCGGCGCGGCGCTCCCGTACAAGCGGAACCTGCTGCGCGACATCCTGCGCGCCGCGGTGCGGGCGGCCGGGGACGTGCCGGTGACCGTGAAGATGCGCAAGGGCATCGACGAGGACCACCTGACGTACCTGGACGCCGGCCGCATCGCCCAGGACGAGGGGGTGGCCGCGGTCGCCCTGCACGGCCGGACCGCGGCGCAGATGTACGACGGGCGGGCTGACTGGTCGGCCATCGCCCGGCTGAAGGAGGCCCTGGACATCCCGGTCCTGGGCAACGGCGACATCTGGCAGGCGTCCGACGCGATCCGCATGATGCGCCAGACCGGCTGCGACGGCGTGGTGGTCGGCCGCGGCTGCCTGGGCCGGCCCTGGCTGTTCCGCGACCTGGCGTTCGCGTTCGCGGGCCGTGCCGAGACCACCGCGCCCCGGCTGGGCGAGGTGGCGGCCACCATGCGCCGCCACGCCGAGCTGCTGGCCGCCTGGATGGGCGAGGTCCGCGCGATGCGGGACTTCCGCAAGCACGTGAGCTGGTATCTCAAGGGGTTCGTGGTCGGCAACGACCTGCGCGCCCGGATGGGCATGGTCAGCACGCTGGCCGAGCTGGACGCCCTGCTCGGGGAGTTGGACCCGGACCAACCCTGGCCGGCCGCGGTCGCCGTCCAGCCGCGGGGCCGGCAGACCGGCTCGCGTCGGGTCCACCTGCCCGCGGGCTGGCTGGACTCCCCCGAGGTCGAGGCCCCGCCCACCGAGGCCGAACTGGCCCACTCCGGCGGGTGACCCGCCGCCTGGTCCCCGGCCGCTTGGCTACGCCGCCGGGCACCCGAGGATCGGCGACCACGCGGGGTGTAACGCATCCGGGCCGCGCGTCGCTATACGAGCGTCCGGGTTCGCTTCCCGCGCCGTCGTTCCGGCGAGCAAGCGGACTCACCGTCGGCCGGGCGGTTTCGCGGTCCTGCCCGGCCGGCGGTCTCCGGTCAACTGCTGCGCGACTGGGCCAGGGCGGCCCGGACCAGCGTCTTTGGAGCGTGTTGCGGGGTCCTGTGGCCAGCGCCGGCCAGCCGCACGAACGCATGTAGGTGGCGCGGGCCGCGCCCGGTCCGAAGGCAGGGTCCGCCCCACACGTACGTGGGTGGGCCGGCGGCAGGTTCTGTTCCAGGTCCGCGTCGATCGCCCGGTACCGGTTGAGCGTGGCGTCCCACCGCGCGCGGGTACGCACCCGGTCCCGGCCCCAGGAGCCGCGGAACGGAAACCGCGCGGCAGGAGCATCGGGCGGCCGGTCACGTCGACGTCGAAGGCGAGGGCGGCCACGCGTACTTCCATGATCGTCACGGTGGACCGCGCGCGGATCGGAACGGTGCGGCGGGTCATCCCGCGGTAACCCGCCGGTAACCACATGTGAACTTGATCACATGATTCCTTCACGCCTCGAACGCAACCGGCAAGAAAAAGGCCGTCTCGCGGTTGTGAGCAATCCGGCGGGACGGGGGGATTATGGAGTCGGGGCCATTTGTCGGCCGGTTTTTCCGTCTCGTGAATTAACCTTTTGAATCCTTTAGAAAAATGGTCATTTCGACTATGAATCGTAGGTTTTAATGCTCTTGAGATGGGCAGTCCAAAGGCTTGGCTACGCTTCCGGCTAAGTCAGGGCGACTCGTGCGGGAGGAGTTGCGGTGCCCAAGTACGTGTACGACTTCACCGAGGGCAACAAAGACATGAAAGATCTCCTCGGTGGCAAGGGCGCGAACCTCGCCGAGATGACCAATCTCGGCCTGCCGGTTCCTCCGGGGTTCACGATCACCACCGAGGCCTGCCGGGTCTACCTCGCGAGCGGAGCCGAGCCCCCCGAGTTGCGGGACGAGGTGACCGAGCACCTGGAGACGCTGGAGAAGAAGATGGGCAAGCGGCTCGGCCAGCCCGACAACCCGCTGCTCGTCTCCGTCCGTTCCGGGGCCAAGTTCTCCATGCCCGGCATGATGGACACCGTCCTCAACATCGGGCTCAACGACCAGTCCGTCCACGGGTTGGCGGCCCAGTCCGGCGGCGATGAGCGTTTCGCCTGGGACTCCTACCGCCGGCTCATCCAGATGTTCGGCAAGACCGTCCTCGGCGTGCCGGGCGAGCGTTTCGAGGAGGCGCTGGAGGAGGCCAAGCGCGTCAAGGGCACCGAGAGCGACCTCGGCTTGGACGCGCAGGACTTCCGCAAGCTCGTCGACACCTACAAGCACATCGTGCGCGAGCACACCGGCCGGGAGTTCCCGCAGGATCCGCGCGAGCAGATGGACCTGGCCATCCGTGCGGTCTTCGACTCCTGGAACGGCGAGCGCGCCCGCCTGTACCGCCGGCAGGAACGTATCCCCCACGACCTCGGCACCGCCGTCAACGTGGTGGCGATGGTGTTCGGGAACATGGGCATGGACTCCGGCACCGGGGTCGCCTTCACCCGTGACCCGAGTTCTGGCCGCCAGGGCGTCTACGGCGACTACCTGCAGAACGCCCAGGGCGAGGATGTCGTCGCCGGCATCCGCAACACCGTCCCGCTGCAGGAGCTCGAGAAGATCGACAAGAAGTCCTACGACGAGCTGCTGCGGATCATGGAGGTCTTGGAAAACCATTACCGAGACCTCTGCGACATCGAGTTCACGATCGAGCGCGGCAAACTCTGGATGCTGCAGACCCGAGTGGGCAAGCGCACCGCCGCGGCGGCCTTCTGCATCGCCACGCAGCTCGTCGACCAGGGCCTGATCGACATGGACGAGGCCCTCAAGCGGGTCAACGGCGTCCAGCTCGCCCAGCTCATGTTCCCCCGCTTCGACGAGAACGCGGTCGCGGCGGGGAAGGCCAAGCGGATCGCGCGGGGTATCGCGGCCTCGCCGGGCGCCGCGGTCGGCAAGGCCGTCTTCGACCAGGACACCGCCGTCAAGTGGTCCCAGTCGGGGGAGAAGGTCATCCTGATCCGCCGCGAGACCAACCCCGACGACCTCAACGGCATGATCGCCGCCGAGGGCATCCTCACCAGCCGCGGCGGCAAGACCTCGCACGCCGCCGTGGTCGCCCGCGGCATGGGCAAGACCTGCGTGTGCGGTGCCGAGGAACTGGACGTCGACGTCAAGCTTCGGCGGATGACCGCGCCCGGTGGCATCGTCGTCGAAGAGGGCGACGTGATCTCGATCGACGGCACCACCGGGCAGGTGTACCTGGGTGAGGTGCCGGTCGTGCCGTCGCCGGTCGTCGAGTACTTCGAGGGCCGGCTCGACCCGCAGGACGCGGGCGCGGACGAGCTGGTCCGGGCGGTGGACCGGATCATGAAGCACGCCGACGCCAAGCGCCGGCTGCGGGTGCGGGCCAACGCCGACACCCCCGAGGACTCCGCGCGGGCCCGCCGGTTCGGCGCGGAGGGCATCGGGCTGTGCCGGACCGAGCACATGTTCCTCGGCGAGCGGCGCAAGCACGTCGAGCGGCTCATCCTGGCCGACACCGAGGCCGAGCGGGAGGAGGCGCTCGCCGCGCTGCTCCCGCTGCAGCGGCAGGACTTCATCGGCATCTTCGAGGCGATGGACGGGCTGCCGGTCACGATCCGGCTGCTCGACCCGCCGCTGCACGAGTTCCTGCCCGACCTCACCGAGCTGTCGGTACGGGTCGCGGTCGCCGAGGCCCGCGGGGAAAAGAACGAGGACGACCTGCGCCTGCTCCAGGCCGTGCGCCGGCTGCACGAGCAGAACCCCATGCTCGGCCTGCGCGGCGTGCGGCTCGGCCTGGTCGTGCCCGGCCTGTTCATCATGCAGGTCCGCGCCATCGCCGAGGCCGCGGCCGAGCGCCGGAAGGCCGGCGGCGACCCGCGGGCGGAGATCATGATCCCGCTGGTCGGCGCGGTCCAGGAGCTGGAGATCATCCGCGAGGAGTCCGAACGGGTCCTCGCCGAGGTCGCGCGCGAGACCGGGATCGAGTTGGACGCGCTGATCGGCACCATGATCGAGCTGCCGCGGGCGGCCCTCACCGCGGGACAGATCGCCGAGTGCGCCCAGTTCTTCTCGTTCGGCACCAACGACCTCACCCAGACCACCTGGGGCTTCTCCCGGGACGACGTCGAGGCCGCGTTCTTCTCCACGTACCTGGAGAAGGGCATCTTCGGCGTCTCGCCGTTCGAGGCGCTGGACCGTGACGGCGTCGGCCGGTTGATCAGGATCGCCGCCGAGGAGGGCCGCGCGGCCCGGCCGGACCTCAAGCTCGGCGTCTGCGGCGAGCACGGCGGTGACCCTGAGTCCGTGCACTTCTTCCACGAGGTCGGGCTCGACTACGTGTCCTGCTCGCCGTTCCGGGTGCCGGTCGCGCGCCTGGAGGCGGGCCGGGCCGCCGTGGCGGGCGAGGGCAGCGACAGCCGGTAGCCTCGCCGGCCGGGTACCGCCGGGGCGGCGCGTCCTGCCTCCGAAGCATCCGATCGGGGGAACCCGTGCGTCCGGTCGGCGCGATCAGGCGTCGCGCCGGCCGGCGCACGGGTGTTGATGTCGCAGCCGGCGGGTAACCTGCGAAACGCGATGACCGCAGAACCGGCCCCGGGTCTGACCGGGTATGACGAGGCCGACCGCGAACGCTGGGTGACCGAACCGCCGAAGCGGCCCGGGCGCAGCCCGTTCGAGCGGGACCGGGCCCGCGTGCTGCACAGCGCCGCGTTGCGTCGGCTGGCCGCCAAGACGCAGGTGGTCGTGCCGTACGAGAGCGACTTCCCGCGCACCCGGCTCACCCACTCCCTGGAGTGCGCGCAGATCGGGCGGGAGCTGGGCAAGAGCCTGGGGTGCGACCCGGACCTGGTGGAGACCGCCTGCCTGGCGCACGACCTGGGGCATCCCCCGTTCGGGCACACCGGCGAGGAGGCGCTGGACGAGATCGCCCAGCCCTGCGGCGGGTTCGAGGGCAACGCGCAGAGCCTGCGCATCCTGACCCGGCTGGAGGCCAAGACGTTCTCCCCGGAGGGCCGCAGCGTCGGGCTCAACCTGACCCGGGCGGCGCTCGACGCGGCCCTCAAGTACCCCTGGCCGAGGCCGGTCGCGCCGGGGGTGCCCGCCACGCGGCAGAAGTACGGGGTGTACGCGTGCGACCTGGACGTGTTCCACTGGGTTCGCGCCCACGTCCCCGAGGGCCGGCGCTGCCTGGAAGCGCAGGTCATGGACTGGGCGGACGACGTCGCGTACTCGGTCCACGACCTGGAGGACGCGATCTTCGGCGGGCACGTCGGGACCGCCCGGCTGCGCGACCCGGCCGAACGGGTCGACCTGCTCGCCCTCGCCGCCGCCTGGTACGCCCCGGACGCGACCCCGGCCGAGTTGGAGGAAGCGTTGGATCGACTGCTCTCCCAGCCGTACTGGCCGGGTGAGTTCGACGGCTCGCTCGCCGCCCAGGCCGCGCTGAAGAACGCCACCAGCCAGCTCATCGGCCGGTTCTGCCAGGCCGCCGAACACGCCACCCGGGAGGCG is a genomic window containing:
- a CDS encoding deoxyguanosinetriphosphate triphosphohydrolase, whose product is MTAEPAPGLTGYDEADRERWVTEPPKRPGRSPFERDRARVLHSAALRRLAAKTQVVVPYESDFPRTRLTHSLECAQIGRELGKSLGCDPDLVETACLAHDLGHPPFGHTGEEALDEIAQPCGGFEGNAQSLRILTRLEAKTFSPEGRSVGLNLTRAALDAALKYPWPRPVAPGVPATRQKYGVYACDLDVFHWVRAHVPEGRRCLEAQVMDWADDVAYSVHDLEDAIFGGHVGTARLRDPAERVDLLALAAAWYAPDATPAELEEALDRLLSQPYWPGEFDGSLAAQAALKNATSQLIGRFCQAAEHATREAFGGGPLTRYAADLVVPRETRLECAVLKAVTARYVMTRAEAQARRARQREMIAELAAALLSGAPDTLEPVFKEAFKEAPDDAARLRVIVDQVASLTDTSAVQLHRRLTRR
- the dusB gene encoding tRNA dihydrouridine synthase DusB translates to MTVADTSAARPGEFRPLRVGPYQVWPPVVLAPMAGITNAPFRVLCREYGAGLYVSEMITSRALVERDEKTLSLIRFAPGEHPRSLQLYGVDPATVADAVKIVVGEGLADHVDLNFGCPVPKVTRRGGGAALPYKRNLLRDILRAAVRAAGDVPVTVKMRKGIDEDHLTYLDAGRIAQDEGVAAVALHGRTAAQMYDGRADWSAIARLKEALDIPVLGNGDIWQASDAIRMMRQTGCDGVVVGRGCLGRPWLFRDLAFAFAGRAETTAPRLGEVAATMRRHAELLAAWMGEVRAMRDFRKHVSWYLKGFVVGNDLRARMGMVSTLAELDALLGELDPDQPWPAAVAVQPRGRQTGSRRVHLPAGWLDSPEVEAPPTEAELAHSGG
- the ppdK gene encoding pyruvate, phosphate dikinase, whose product is MPKYVYDFTEGNKDMKDLLGGKGANLAEMTNLGLPVPPGFTITTEACRVYLASGAEPPELRDEVTEHLETLEKKMGKRLGQPDNPLLVSVRSGAKFSMPGMMDTVLNIGLNDQSVHGLAAQSGGDERFAWDSYRRLIQMFGKTVLGVPGERFEEALEEAKRVKGTESDLGLDAQDFRKLVDTYKHIVREHTGREFPQDPREQMDLAIRAVFDSWNGERARLYRRQERIPHDLGTAVNVVAMVFGNMGMDSGTGVAFTRDPSSGRQGVYGDYLQNAQGEDVVAGIRNTVPLQELEKIDKKSYDELLRIMEVLENHYRDLCDIEFTIERGKLWMLQTRVGKRTAAAAFCIATQLVDQGLIDMDEALKRVNGVQLAQLMFPRFDENAVAAGKAKRIARGIAASPGAAVGKAVFDQDTAVKWSQSGEKVILIRRETNPDDLNGMIAAEGILTSRGGKTSHAAVVARGMGKTCVCGAEELDVDVKLRRMTAPGGIVVEEGDVISIDGTTGQVYLGEVPVVPSPVVEYFEGRLDPQDAGADELVRAVDRIMKHADAKRRLRVRANADTPEDSARARRFGAEGIGLCRTEHMFLGERRKHVERLILADTEAEREEALAALLPLQRQDFIGIFEAMDGLPVTIRLLDPPLHEFLPDLTELSVRVAVAEARGEKNEDDLRLLQAVRRLHEQNPMLGLRGVRLGLVVPGLFIMQVRAIAEAAAERRKAGGDPRAEIMIPLVGAVQELEIIREESERVLAEVARETGIELDALIGTMIELPRAALTAGQIAECAQFFSFGTNDLTQTTWGFSRDDVEAAFFSTYLEKGIFGVSPFEALDRDGVGRLIRIAAEEGRAARPDLKLGVCGEHGGDPESVHFFHEVGLDYVSCSPFRVPVARLEAGRAAVAGEGSDSR